In Manis pentadactyla isolate mManPen7 chromosome 3, mManPen7.hap1, whole genome shotgun sequence, a single window of DNA contains:
- the RDH10 gene encoding retinol dehydrogenase 10, whose protein sequence is MNIVVEFFVVTFKVLWAFVLAAARWLVRPKEKSVAGQVCLITGAGSGLGRLFALEFARRRALLVLWDINTQSNEETAGMVRHIYRDLEAADAAALQAGNGEEEILPHCNLQVFTYTCDVGKRENVYLTAERVRKEVGEVSVLVNNAGVVSGHHLLECPDELIERTMMVNCHAHFWTTKAFLPTMLEINHGHIVTVASSLGLFSTAGVEDYCASKFGVVGFHESLSHELKAAEKDGIKTTLVCPYLVDTGMFRGCRIRKEIEPFLPPLKPDYCVKQAMKAILTDQPMICTPRLMYIVTFMKSILPFEAVVCMYRFLGADKCMYPFIAQRKQATNNNEAKNGI, encoded by the exons ATGAACATCGTGGTGGAGTTCTTCGTGGTCACTTTCAAAGTGCTCTGGGCGTTCGTGCTGGCTGCGGCTCGCTGGCTGGTGCGGCCCAAGGAGAAGAGCGTGGCGGGCCAGGTGTGCCTCATCACCGGTGCCGGCAGCGGCCTGGGCCGCCTCTTTGCGCTCGAGTTCGCCCGGCGCAGGGCGCTGCTGGTGCTCTGGGACATTAACACTCAGAGCAACGAGGAGACGGCGGGCATGGTGCGCCACATCTACCGCGACCTGGAGGCGGCCGACGCTGCGGCGCTGCAAG CTGGGAATGGTGAGGAAGAAATTCTGCCCCACTGTAACTTGCAGGTTTTTACCTACACCTGTGATGTGGGAAAAAGAGAGAATGTCTACCTGACGGCAGAAAGGGTCCGCAAGGAGGTTGGAGAGGTCTCAGTCCTGGTCAATAATGCCGGTGTGGTCTCAGGGCATCACCTTCTGGAATGTCCTGATGAGCTCATTGAAAGAACCATGATGGTCAATTGCCACGCACACTTCTGG ACCACTAAGGCTTTTCTTCCTACAATGCTGGAGATCAATCATGGCCACATTGTGACAGTTGCAAGTTCCTTGGGCTTGTTCAGTACTGCTGGAGTTGAG GATTACTGTGCCAGTAAATTTGGAGTGGTGGGCTTTCATGAATCCCTGAGTCATGAGTTAAAGGCTGCTGAAAAGGATGGAATTAAAACAACATTGGTCTGCCCTTACCTTGTAGACACTGGCATGTTCAGAGGCTGCCGAATCAG AAAAGAAATCGAGCCTTTTCTGCCCCCTCTGAAGCCTGATTACTGTGTGAAGCAGGCCATGAAGGCCATCCTCACTGACCAGCCCATGATCTGTACCCCCCGCCTCATGTACATTGTGACCTTCATGAAGAG CATCCTCCCTTTTGAAGCAGTTGTGTGCATGTATCGATTCCTAGGAGCGGACAAGTGTATGTACCCCTTTATTGCTCAAAGAAAACAAGCCACAAACAATAATGAAGCAAAAAATGGAATCTAA